A DNA window from Alligator mississippiensis isolate rAllMis1 chromosome 11, rAllMis1, whole genome shotgun sequence contains the following coding sequences:
- the LOC132244039 gene encoding olfactory receptor 2T27-like has translation MKSGNETSSADFILLGFLSRTNVHKFSMATILLAFIAALSGNALLILLIQVDSSLHTPMYFFLRQLAFMDICQTLIIVPKMLADFLIPGNPISPAGCGAQIFLALTMGVSECLLLAVMAYDRYIAICNPLQYPILMSRNICFLLSVGVWMGASVNALIQTVFTLGFHYCGSKEIDQFFCEVPALLKLSCSDTSRYESLVFVFGIVLLLIPSSLILATYACILSRVLSMKSTKGQQKALATCSSHLTVVVMFYGAAIFMYMRPRSYHSPEQDKIVSLFYTIVPPVLNPLIYSLRNRDVLGALRKLIGKCRDFQQD, from the coding sequence atgaagagtgGGAATGAAACTTCTTCAGCAGACTTCATTCTGCTGGGATTCCTGAGCCGGACCAATGTACACAAGTTCTCCATGGCCACGATCTTATTAGCCTTCATCGCTGCCTTGTCTGGGAATGCTCTTCTCATACTTCTAATCCAagtggattcctcccttcacactcccatgtactttttcctcagaCAATTGGCCTTCATGGACATCTGTCAGACACTGATCATTGTCCCCAAAATGTTAGCAGACTTCCTGATCCCAGGCAaccccatttctccagctggctgtggggctcagaTTTTCCTTGCGTTGACAATGGGCGTATCAGAGTGCCTCCTCCTGGCAGTCATGGCTTATGACAGGTACATAGCGATCTGCAACCCCTTGCAGTACCCCATCCTCATGAGCAGGAACATCTGCTTTCTTTTATCAGTTGGAGTCTGGATGGGAGCATCAGTAAATGCGTTGATTCAGACAGTGTTCACACTGGGTTTCCACTACTGTGGCTCAAAAGAGATTGACCAGTTCTTCtgtgaggtcccagccctgctcaaattgtcctgctctgacacatctCGATATGAATCTCTGGTATTTGTGTTTGGCATTGTCCTGCTCCTCATCCCTTCTTCCCTTATACTAGCCACTTACGCTTGTATCCTCTCCAGGGTCCTGAGCATGAAGTCAACCAAAGGACAACAgaaagctctggccacctgctcctcccatctCACTGTGGTGGTCATGTTTTATGGGGCAGCCATTttcatgtacatgagacccagGTCCTACCACTCTCCAGAGCAAGACAAGATTGTATCTCTCTTTTACACCATTGTCCCCCCAGTACTCAAtccactcatctacagcctgagaaacagggatgtcttAGGAGCCCTCAGAAAGTTGATTGGGAAATGCAGAGACTTCCAGCAAGATTGA